The window ATCGGACTGGAATTAATTGTTCCGGGACTGGTAATTATTTTTTTCGGTTTAGGTGCAATTCTTACTGCCGTATTTGCTTTTGTTGTTCCGGAAGTTTTATGGCTTCAAGTTCTTGTTTTCATTGTATGCTCGCTTTTCTCTTTACTTTTTTTGCGAAAAAAATTCACTTCCGTTTTTAAAGGTTCCATGTTTTATCCGGATAAAAAATCGGATAACTCTGCGGCCGACTTTGCCGAAGTATCGGAAACCGTCTATGAAAACAAAGAAGGAAGAATCAAATATAAGGGGACGACGTGGAATGCTCTTTCAGTTTCGGGCGAAATCGAAAAAGGTTCTTCCGTTAAAATTATAAAAAAAGAAGGCCTTACCTATTTTGTTGAAAAAGTAATTGCCAAATAAAATACAAATGAGTATTGACAGCTTACAAAGTAAGCCGCTTACTTTGTAAGCGTTTTACGATATAAGCCTTTTACCC is drawn from Treponema pedis and contains these coding sequences:
- a CDS encoding NfeD family protein, with amino-acid sequence MDLWSVWLLAGIICIGLELIVPGLVIIFFGLGAILTAVFAFVVPEVLWLQVLVFIVCSLFSLLFLRKKFTSVFKGSMFYPDKKSDNSAADFAEVSETVYENKEGRIKYKGTTWNALSVSGEIEKGSSVKIIKKEGLTYFVEKVIAK